One [Clostridium] saccharolyticum WM1 DNA segment encodes these proteins:
- the rpmA gene encoding 50S ribosomal protein L27, which produces MLRMNLQFFAHKKGVGSTKNGRDSESKRLGAKRADGQFVLAGNILYRQRGTHIHPGINVGRGGDDTLFALVDGVVRFERKGRDKKQVSVYPKAINE; this is translated from the coding sequence ATGTTAAGAATGAACCTTCAATTTTTCGCTCATAAAAAGGGTGTTGGTTCTACCAAGAACGGCAGAGATTCCGAGTCTAAGAGATTAGGTGCCAAGAGAGCTGACGGACAGTTTGTGTTAGCTGGCAATATTCTTTACAGACAGCGTGGAACTCACATTCATCCAGGCATCAACGTAGGCCGCGGCGGTGATGATACATTATTCGCTTTAGTGGATGGCGTTGTAAGATTTGAGAGAAAAGGCAGAGACAAAAAGCAGGTTTCTGTTTATCCAAAAGCAATTAACGAATAA
- the obgE gene encoding GTPase ObgE: MFADRAKIFIRSGKGGDGHVSFRRELYVPCGGPDGGDGGRGGDIIFEVDEGLNTLSDFRHIHKYAAQDGESGGKRRCHGKDGGDLVIKVPEGTVIKDFESGKVIADMSGENRREVILKGGKGGQGNMHYATPTMQAPKYAQPGQASQELWVQLELKVIADVGLVGFPNVGKSTLLSRVSNARPKIANYHFTTLNPHLGVVDVDGGKGFVMADIPGLIEGASQGVGLGHDFLRHIERTRVLVHVVDAASTEGRDPIADIHAINKELEAYNPELLKRPQVIAANKTDAIYPDGEDPVERLKAEFEPQGVKVYPISAVSGKGVKELLYAIYELLQTVNLSPIIFEKEFDVKNLADALLPYSVEVTEDGVYVVEGPRIEKMLGYTNLESEKGFSFFQKFLKENGILEELEQAGIEEGDTVRMYGLEFDYYK, from the coding sequence ATGTTTGCCGATAGAGCAAAAATATTTATTAGATCAGGAAAAGGCGGTGACGGACATGTCAGCTTCCGGAGAGAACTTTATGTTCCGTGCGGCGGTCCTGACGGTGGTGACGGCGGCCGTGGCGGAGATATTATTTTTGAAGTGGATGAAGGCCTTAACACGTTAAGTGATTTCCGTCATATCCACAAATATGCCGCTCAGGATGGAGAATCCGGCGGAAAACGCCGTTGTCATGGAAAAGACGGCGGGGATCTGGTGATCAAGGTTCCGGAAGGCACCGTCATTAAAGATTTTGAATCCGGGAAAGTTATTGCTGATATGTCCGGTGAGAACCGCCGGGAGGTTATTTTAAAGGGCGGTAAAGGAGGCCAGGGGAATATGCATTATGCCACTCCTACCATGCAGGCCCCTAAATATGCACAGCCTGGACAGGCTTCCCAGGAGTTATGGGTACAGCTTGAGTTAAAAGTCATAGCTGATGTAGGATTGGTAGGCTTCCCAAATGTAGGAAAGTCCACACTTCTTTCCAGAGTCAGCAACGCAAGACCAAAGATTGCCAATTACCATTTTACCACTTTAAACCCGCATTTGGGGGTTGTGGATGTGGATGGAGGAAAAGGCTTTGTTATGGCTGATATCCCAGGGCTTATTGAGGGTGCATCCCAGGGGGTTGGTTTGGGACATGATTTTCTCCGCCATATTGAACGGACAAGAGTTCTGGTTCACGTTGTGGATGCGGCATCTACAGAGGGAAGGGATCCGATTGCGGATATCCATGCAATCAATAAGGAGCTGGAAGCGTATAATCCGGAACTGTTAAAGCGCCCTCAGGTGATAGCAGCCAATAAAACGGATGCGATTTACCCTGACGGAGAGGATCCGGTGGAAAGGCTCAAGGCAGAGTTTGAACCTCAGGGTGTTAAAGTTTATCCAATATCTGCAGTGAGCGGTAAGGGCGTAAAAGAACTGTTATATGCCATTTATGAACTGCTGCAGACCGTAAATTTAAGTCCTATCATATTTGAAAAAGAATTTGATGTAAAGAACCTGGCCGATGCTCTGCTTCCTTATTCCGTTGAAGTGACTGAGGATGGAGTCTACGTGGTAGAAGGTCCCCGCATAGAAAAAATGTTAGGCTATACGAATCTGGAATCGGAAAAAGGCTTCAGCTTTTTCCAGAAATTCTTAAAGGAAAACGGTATTTTAGAAGAACTGGAACAGGCGGGAATTGAAGAAGGGGATACGGTCCGCATGTATGGTCTTGAATTTGACTACTACAAATAG
- the yhbY gene encoding ribosome assembly RNA-binding protein YhbY: MTSKQRSYLKGLAMNIDPIFQIGKSSLTPEITNAVAEALEARELIKITVLKNCLDEINSLAGVLSERTHSQVVQVIGRKIVLYKQAKEENKRKIALPK; this comes from the coding sequence ATGACAAGTAAGCAGAGATCCTATTTAAAGGGATTGGCGATGAATATAGATCCGATCTTTCAGATTGGAAAATCCAGCCTGACTCCAGAGATTACCAATGCGGTAGCGGAGGCGCTGGAAGCCAGAGAATTAATAAAGATTACTGTACTCAAAAATTGTCTGGATGAAATCAACAGCCTTGCGGGGGTGTTGTCTGAGAGGACCCATTCCCAGGTTGTTCAGGTAATCGGAAGAAAGATCGTCCTTTATAAGCAGGCAAAAGAAGAAAATAAGAGGAAGATCGCGCTTCCTAAATAA
- the nadD gene encoding nicotinate-nucleotide adenylyltransferase, with the protein MGKIGIMGGTFDPVHNGHLMIGEQAYKEYGLLEVWYMPSGHPPHKKNRNVTEPATRLAMTKLAVNAHKGFVCSDFEVNRIGYTYTAQTLRLLHEAYPEHSFYFIIGADSLYEIENWYEPDQVLAQAVILTARREYEEADRSMDRQIAYLSSKYEADIRILHCGEMDISSAELRRLVAKGESIAAYVPEEVAAYIKTHGLYQELEP; encoded by the coding sequence ATGGGTAAAATTGGCATTATGGGCGGTACCTTTGACCCGGTCCACAATGGGCATTTAATGATTGGAGAACAGGCATATAAGGAATATGGCTTACTGGAAGTCTGGTATATGCCTTCCGGGCATCCCCCTCATAAAAAAAACCGTAATGTAACAGAACCGGCTACGCGCCTTGCCATGACAAAACTTGCTGTGAACGCTCATAAAGGTTTTGTATGTTCGGATTTTGAGGTAAATCGGATCGGATATACGTATACGGCTCAGACATTAAGATTACTGCACGAAGCATATCCGGAGCATTCCTTTTACTTTATTATCGGAGCAGATTCTTTATATGAGATTGAGAACTGGTATGAGCCAGATCAGGTGCTTGCCCAGGCAGTTATACTGACCGCCCGGCGGGAATATGAGGAAGCGGACCGTTCCATGGACCGTCAGATTGCTTATCTGTCCTCTAAATATGAGGCGGATATCCGTATACTCCACTGTGGGGAAATGGATATCTCTTCTGCGGAGCTGCGCCGTTTGGTTGCCAAGGGTGAATCCATAGCGGCCTATGTGCCGGAAGAGGTCGCAGCGTATATTAAAACCCACGGTTTATATCAGGAGTTGGAACCATGA
- the yqeK gene encoding bis(5'-nucleosyl)-tetraphosphatase (symmetrical) YqeK: protein MKNLILELRNDLKGRLTPSRFEHTVSVSFICTALAMRYGCDLKKAELAGLLHDCAKPYGDDEIIRKCRKQDLPLTDDELKAPVVLHAKYGAWLAEHKYGINDREITNAIRWHTTGRPEMSTLEKIVFAADYIEPRRDRAANLALVRSVAFVDLDECIYQILRETLEYLEGKGNFVDSISKQAYAYYKQVHKDKKGEQG from the coding sequence ATGAAAAATCTAATCTTAGAGTTGAGAAATGATTTAAAGGGGAGATTAACCCCTTCCAGATTTGAGCATACGGTCAGTGTATCTTTTATCTGCACCGCATTGGCGATGCGCTACGGATGCGACTTGAAAAAAGCGGAGCTGGCCGGTTTGCTTCATGACTGTGCCAAGCCTTATGGAGATGATGAGATCATCAGAAAATGCAGAAAACAGGATCTTCCTCTAACGGACGATGAATTAAAGGCTCCGGTGGTGCTTCATGCGAAATATGGGGCATGGCTGGCAGAGCATAAATATGGTATCAATGACAGAGAAATCACCAATGCCATCCGCTGGCATACGACCGGAAGGCCGGAGATGTCAACATTGGAAAAAATCGTATTTGCAGCAGATTATATTGAACCCAGGCGTGACAGAGCGGCGAATCTGGCACTTGTGCGGTCGGTGGCATTTGTAGACTTAGATGAGTGTATTTACCAGATACTTAGGGAAACCTTGGAATATCTGGAAGGAAAGGGCAATTTTGTGGACTCCATATCAAAGCAGGCATATGCTTATTATAAGCAGGTTCACAAAGATAAGAAGGGAGAACAAGGATGA
- the rsfS gene encoding ribosome silencing factor, whose product MQSVEMVKTAYAALSDKKGEDIRIIDIRKVSVMADYFIIASGTNTNQVQAMVDNVEEELGKKGFVCKQVEGYQSANWILMDYGDIIVHVFDRDNRLFYDLERIWRDGKTIEAEDLEALS is encoded by the coding sequence ATTCAGTCAGTTGAGATGGTAAAAACCGCTTATGCGGCTTTATCGGATAAGAAAGGGGAAGATATCAGAATCATTGATATCCGTAAAGTATCTGTGATGGCAGACTATTTTATTATTGCCAGCGGTACCAATACAAATCAGGTACAGGCCATGGTTGACAACGTAGAGGAAGAGCTTGGGAAAAAAGGATTTGTCTGCAAACAGGTAGAAGGCTATCAGTCTGCGAACTGGATCCTGATGGACTACGGCGATATCATTGTCCATGTATTTGACCGTGATAATCGTTTGTTCTATGATTTAGAAAGAATCTGGAGAGATGGTAAAACAATTGAGGCTGAAGATTTAGAAGCCTTGTCATAG